Genomic DNA from Gimesia aquarii:
GTATTTGATGCAGCGGCTCCCTTTGGGGGATTTAAACAAAGTGGAATCGGTCGTGAATTAGGTGCAGCCGGTCTGGCAAATTATACTGAACTAAAAACAGTAACAATGAGTTTGGATTAAGCGGTCTAATAGAGTAAATCGCTGTATGAACTGAGGCAGAAAAGGTTAAACGTTCGAACTTATTGTCTCATAGTAGTTTAGTATGAATATTTTATGAGCCCATTTGTATTGTAAGCATCGACCAGCAAGCATTCTTTGCTATAATCGCCCGCAATTGTATTCAGAACACAGCGAACAGGAAGTTCAAATGGGCTCATGGCATATCATATTTACATTGGGAATCTTTCTGGCTGCTGGATTGCTATCGGGCACATTGGGAGAATTATTCCGTCTTCCCAAAGTGACTGCCTATTTATTAATAGGTGTTATTCTAGGACCAGCAGTCTTTGGTGTCATCCCGCATGAACATCTTGAAGAGTTAAACCCGCTTGCTGATTTGGCAATGGCATTGGTGTTGTTTAACTTAGGATGTCACTTCACACTGTCGCGTCTCAAACGTCTGTTTCATCGTGTGCTTCCGATATCTTTGAGTGAGATACTTGCTACTTTTTTTGCGGTTTATGTAGGACTAATGCTCATTGGCGAATCAGGAAGTGCTGCCATTTTGCTTGGTACTCTGGCAATAGCCACAGCCCCGGCAACAACAATTCTGGTTCTTAAAGAAATGGAATCAGAAGGCCCTATTTCCGAATATACGGGCATCATGGTTGCGATCAATAACTTAGTCTCCATTATCGCATTTGAGATTATTTTTGTTGCCGTTTACTTTTTTCAAAGTGATAGTCAGGTAGCTTCTGCATTCACTCAACTAGGACATCTGAGTCTGGACATCTTTGGCTCCATTTTTATCGGTGTCTTTGGTGGTTTGATGATTAGTTATGGAAACGCAGTCATCAAAGGTAGTCGTCGGATTATTATGCTCATCGCGTTAATTGCATTAGCGTTGGGACTGTGTCGGACGACAGGCCTGCCTTATATGCTGACTTTTCTTGCAATGGGTTTTACGGTAGCCAACTCTCTGGTTGAAGAAGATGTTCCGAAAGTAGAAACGGAATTAAACCCACTGACAGGTTTTTTATGCGTGCTATTTTTCATTATCCATGGTGCCGAGCTAGAACCCGAACGATTCATACATGCAGGCTTGATTGGAGGAGGCTATATCGTACTTCGATTATTGGGTAAATATTTTGGTGTCTTTATTTCTGCTAAAGTACGAAAGGAAGAGCCAGAAGTTTCTCAATGGTTGGGAACGGCACTTTTTGCACAGGCAGGTGCAGCCATTACCCTTTCAGCTATTGCAGTCAGTCGAGATCCTGTACTGGGCGGCCATTTGCAGACAATTATTCTGGGGTCCGTTGTGTTTTTTGAAATTGTCGGGCCAATTATGATTCGTCAATCTGTATTGAGGGCCGGTGAAGTTCCATTGATTCATGCCATTCATCATACCGCCGGTGATCCGATCAGCGAATTTCAAGCAATGATTCGACGTTTTTTAGTATCTTTTGGATTGCTTTCAGAGAATGATCAACCACATGACGAGATTAATGTCGAACAACTCTATCGGAAAAACGTCAAAGGAATATTA
This window encodes:
- a CDS encoding cation:proton antiporter domain-containing protein — its product is MGSWHIIFTLGIFLAAGLLSGTLGELFRLPKVTAYLLIGVILGPAVFGVIPHEHLEELNPLADLAMALVLFNLGCHFTLSRLKRLFHRVLPISLSEILATFFAVYVGLMLIGESGSAAILLGTLAIATAPATTILVLKEMESEGPISEYTGIMVAINNLVSIIAFEIIFVAVYFFQSDSQVASAFTQLGHLSLDIFGSIFIGVFGGLMISYGNAVIKGSRRIIMLIALIALALGLCRTTGLPYMLTFLAMGFTVANSLVEEDVPKVETELNPLTGFLCVLFFIIHGAELEPERFIHAGLIGGGYIVLRLLGKYFGVFISAKVRKEEPEVSQWLGTALFAQAGAAITLSAIAVSRDPVLGGHLQTIILGSVVFFEIVGPIMIRQSVLRAGEVPLIHAIHHTAGDPISEFQAMIRRFLVSFGLLSENDQPHDEINVEQLYRKNVKGILQTATFNEVISFIEHSHDNTFPVIGSNEEVVGVIRYQDLSNTLFDPKIGSLVRAADLANNLETVVYPDDSLALVWSKFREGSYDCLPVVSREQPHRMLGVIRRWEILKYYIKGHRSAQGIDTKQGH